AAAAGAACAAAATTAATCCACAAGGAAAAAGAAAGGAAGATACAATGGGAACCGGATCAGCGAAAACAGGATGGAACCTGGACAGCAGCTACACCAGTCTGCCATCCTCCTTTTACACAGTAATTGAACCAAATCCAGTGAATCATCCGAAGATGGTCATTTTTAATAAACAGCTTGCTGCAAATCTTGGCTTGGGTGCGGATGAGCTTCAAAACGATGCAGCGATCCTTTCCGGAAACGAAATTCCAGATGGCTCCATTCCTTTAGCCCAAGCCTACGCTGGCCACCAATTCGGAAACTTTACGATGCTTGGAGACGGACGTGCGATGCTGATTGGAGAACAGATCACTCCTTCAGGCGAACGGATGGATATCCAGCTGAAAGGCTCAGGACCGACACCTTTTTCACGCCGCGGGGACGGCCGGGCTGCCCTTGGACCGATGCTGCGTGAATACATCATCAGTGAAGCGATGCATGGTCTAGGGATCCCGACAACCCGCAGCCTCGCGGTTGTAGCAACGGGGGAGCCGATTTACCGCGACACCGAATTGCCTGGTGCCATTTTAACAAGAGTGGCCGTGAGCCATCTGCGCGTCGGCACCTTTCAATATGCAGCCAACTGGACATCCGAGGAAGAACTGCGGGCGCTTGCTGACTATGCGATCGACCGTCATTATTCGGAAATCAAAAATAATGATAACCGGTACCTGTCCCTGCTTCAGGAAGTCATGAAGCGACAGGCCGAACTGATTTCCAAATGGATGCTTGTTGGATTTATCCACGGAGTTATGAACACGGACAACATGACGATCAGCGGGGAAACGATTGATTACGGTCCATGTGCTTTTATGGATACGTATGATCCGGAAACCGTCTTCAGCTCAATTGATGTACAAGGCCGCTATGCCTTTCTGAATCAGCCGGGAATTGGCGGCTGGAACTTGGCAAGATTTGCGGAAAGCCTTCTGCCGCTGCTGCATAAAGAACAGGAGGAAGCGGTGAAAATCGCCCAGGAGACAATCTCTGGCTATCCTGAGCTGTACAAGCGGCAATGGTATAAGGGCATGAGGGCAAAGCTCGGAATATTTAATGAGGAAAAAGAGGATGAAACGCTGATTCAGCATTTCCTCGCTATGATGCAGAAGGAAAAGGCAGACTATACGAATACGTTTGTGGCCTTGACCTTTGACAAGGAACATGCGCTCTCGGTCAATCCGGATTACGCCCGTTGGAAAGGGAGTTGGCAGGAAAGATTGTCAAGACAGGAAGAATCGGAAGCAGCCGTTCATCAGCTGATGCGGAACAGCAATCCTGCCATCATTCCAAGGAATCATCGGGTGGAAGCGGCGCTTGATGCTGCGGTAAACGGAGATCTGACTGCGATGGAGGAACTATTGGATGTTCTATCAAATCCATATGAGCACTCGGAAAAACAGACGGCATACGCTGAGCCGCCGGGGCCGGAGTGCGGTCCTTATGAGACGTATTGCGGGACTTGACTGAAAAAAAGCTGACCTGGAAGGATGATGGACTCCTTTTGGTCAGCTTTTTTTGTGTGGTGCCAGTCCCGTTCTGCTTCACCGCATCGGGGGACAGAGGCAATGTCTAGCCAGACCTTGTGCACCAATGTTTTGAAGTTTGGGTGCCGGGGCTTTAGTTCAGTACAATTTGTGTGGACTGGCACGGTGCCAGTCCCGCTTTCCTTCACCGTATCAGGGGACAGAGGCTACGGACGGTCAGCTCTTGAGTATCAGTACTTTGCAGCGGTGGTGCCGGAGCTTTCGTACGGTAAAATTTGTGGGGACTGGCACACCAGCTACCACTTCGAAAATACGGATAAATCATGAAAGGGTTTTTTTACAGAACAAAAGAAGCTCCTAATTATGTAACAAATCACTTCATCGTCCTGTATACTAGTAGTAAATGTACAGCTGATGATAGCGAAATGTAAGGTTAATTTGTGCAGCTTCGGCCGTAGATGAAACAATGGAACAGGAACGGGTCAACGTACGTTAAACAGAAGAAAAAAATGCAGAGTGAAAGCCTTCTCAAAATAATTGACATTTTATGTTTCGGCATCGTAATATAGGAAATGAAACCGGAAGATTACTCGATAGCATGTATGGTAAAACTTCTTCCAGACAGCAACGGTATGGGCCGTTCTGAAGGGGAGCGAACTAGACATATATGCTGTTCATAATAAATCGGGCATACCTCTTTTTTGTGCATACAAAAAGAGGATGCTCTTTTTTTATAGGGGGGATCGGATGAGCAAGGGAGAAATGGAAGATATCATCAGCAGGCTTATTACAAAGTGGGAGAAGGAGTACTTGGGAAGAGGTCCTCTCCAAGTGAAAACAAGCATCTTGGACCATGCAGTTCTGGTGGTGTTGAAGGGGGTTTTAACACCGGCTGAACAGAAGATTTCTGAAACGGAAAGCGGTCTGCTGTCAGTAAAGAAAATCCGGGCAGAACTAGTGGAATCGGGTGCAGATGAATTAAAGCAAATTGTTAGCAGCGCGACAGGAATGGAAATCATGAGCTTTCATACAGATATCAGTACGCGCACAGGGGAGCGGGTCATGGTGTTTCTCATGAGGTAGGGGTATATTAAAAAACGGGAGACATTTAAAAAGCCCTGAAGAGGGCGGTTTAATGCAGACCGGTAAAGAGTGTAAGAGTGGGCACATCCACCTTGCTCTTTACCGGTTTTTTGTTTTAAGGGAATAATCTGAATGCTCCTTAGTGCTGATAAGTTGCTAAATAAGAAATCTTTAGCTAACCCCAGCGTTCGGCCTCTTGAGGTCATTTCAGAAAATCCCCTCAAGTTAAAACCAGACTGTACCCGATTTCTTTCCAGTTCTTATTGGCGTACTGATGCGGATAAGTTCTTCGCTGCAACAGGATGTTGCCCGCTAGGCAGAATTTCTTTGCTTTAATGCACTTGCGCTTTTGTTCTTACTAAAAAGGGAGGTTGTTCTATGGTTGGGATAAAAGAGAATCAGAAACCGCGTGTATTAATCCTTGCAGATATGGATGCTGCGTTTCAAGAAGACGGAGCTTATGTGATCCGCTGCCCCAGCAGGCAGATTTGGGATGGATACGGTTCATTTATACGGGGTGTTTTAATACTCGTGTATAAGCTGAAAATAGATCAGATTGAGGTGATCTGGACGGATGGAAAAAGCGGTCTTGAACAATGGAAGGAGTTAATGCGAAAACATGGGATTTCAGAGGAATGTCTAAACGATTCAAATTATTTATTGAAGTATTTACATGGATTGGATCCTTCACGATGGTTTGGAGAGCAGTCTGCTCTGGAAGATGTCAGGGATACGGTGACATTATTGCAGCAGCATCCGCTTCTCCCTAAAAACATAATGGTCAAAGGCTACCTCTTAATGAAAGAAAGAAAGCAGCTGATTTCCTTAAAGGAGCTTAGTGGATGAAGCATCCCTATTCCGGTAAAGAGGCCGCATTTGCTACGATGCATAGAAAGGAAGAAATAGCTGTTCCAGTGTTCGCTGAGCTGCAAATTTCCCTTCGTGTCCCTCAGAATATCAACACAGATGAATTGGGGACATTTACAGGGGAAACAGAAAGAAAGCAGCCTCCATTGGAAACAGCGCGTTTAAAAGCAAAGCTTGGAATGAAGCGGCTTGGCCTTCCTTACGGTCTAGCCAGTGAAGGAAGTTTTGGTCCATGCCGGTTCTTTCCTTTTGTCGGGGAGGATTGTGAAATTTTTTTGTGGATCGACGAAATTCTTGGAATCGAAATACATGAACAGGTCATCAGCACCGCAACCAATTTCAGTTCAGCGACTGTCTCGTCCCTGGAAACAGCCGAGACCTTTCTAAAAAAAGCGGACTTTCCATCCCATTCCTTAATTATAAGGCCAAATCAAATGACTGAGCCTGTTTTCTACAAAGGAATCTGCGGAAGAAAAGAACTGGATGAAGCGATTGCAGAATGCACAGCGATCTCAAAAGATCAGCTCGCAATGATTCAAACGGATATGAGGGCCCATCATAATCCTATGAGGCAGAAGGTCATCCATGAGGCAGCGAGAAAACTTGTGAAACGGATGGGTTCTCTATGTCCTGAATGCGGATGTCCCGGCTGGGGGGTCAGCAAAACGGTAGCAGGGCTTCCCTGTGAACTGTGCCATATTCCGACTGCGATGGTGAAAGAGGAGATTTTTAGCTGCAAAGCCTGCACATATAGCAGGACGGAAAAACGGAGTGATGGAAAGACAGAAGCAGGTGCGATGTATTGTGTTATTTGCAATCCATAAGAATAGGAGAGATGGAGATGAATTGTGTATACTGCGACGGGCATGGAGAAGTAGTTTGTATGTGTTTGCAGGCTGGGCAAATGGAAAGTGAGAACTTCAGACAGGACTGTGCCAAGTGCCATAGCCATGGTTACATGGTTTGCCATACATGCAACGGAAGCGGTTATTTGGAAACTGGAGAATAATGGGGGATGAAGGTGAAAAAGCAAATTACAGTAGCTCACGGGGATGGAATTGGTCCGGAAATAATGACAGCGGTACTCCGCATGATCAAAGCTGCAGGTGCTGAGCTTGAGATTGAAGAAGTAGAAATCGGTGAAAAGGTTTACGAACGAGGAGTTACTGCTGGGATGGACAGGACGGCATGGGATTCAATTCGCCGGACAAAAGTGTTTTTGAAGGCGCCGATTACCACTCCGCAGGGCGGAGGCTACAAAAGCTTGAATGTAACAACTCGCAAGGCACTTGGACTATATGCAAACGTACGGCCTTGCCCATCCTTTTCCCCATTTGTGGACACACTTCATCCGGACATGGATGTCGTGATAATACGAGAGAATGAAGAGGATTTATATGCTGGGATTGAGCATAGGCAAACAGATGATGTATATCAATGTCTAAAACTCATTTCGCGGCCGGGCACAGAGAAAATTGTCCGCTATGCATTTGAATATGCCCGGCATCATAACCGGAAAAAGGTAACATGCTTTGTGAAAGACAACATAATGAAGCTTACAGACGGATTGTTCAGCAAAATTTTTCAAGAGATTGGCGAGGAATATCCCGAAATCGAGAAGGAAAACTGGATTGTTGATATTGGAGCAGCAAAACTTGCAGATACACCGGAAATGTTCGATGTCATCGTCATGCCAAATCTATACGGAGACATCTTATCTGATGTTGCGGCCCAGATCGCAGGATCGGTCGGGATGGCGGGATCTGCGAATATTGGAGAACACTGTGCGATGTTTGAGGCGATACACGGCTCTGCACCAAGACGTGCCGGCCAAAATCTCGCAAACCCATCCGGCTTGCTGCATGGAGCAATCATGATGCTCGTCCATATCGGACAGACGGAAGCAGCCGCAGCCGTCCATAATGCCTGGCTGAGGACGATCGAAGATGGAATCCATACGTATGATTTATACAAAGAAGGCGTAAGCAAACAAAAAGCCGGCACCCAGGAATTCGCGGATGCAGTCATCGCCCGGATTGGTCAGATTCCCACAGCACTTAAACCTGTCTCATACAGCACAGGATCTTCATGGAAGATTGCGGCAGCAGAAACCAAACCGGCAAAAAAAGAACTCGCAGGAATCGATATTTTTCTACACTGGAAAGGTGGAAACCCAGATGAGCTTGGCCGTAAGGTGTCAGCTATCAAGTCAGAGAATCTAGGTCTGTCCGTCATTACAAATCGCGGAGTAAAGGTTTATCCCGATGGGCTACCGGAAACATTTTGCACGGACCATTGGCGCTGCCGTTTCCTTGGAGACGGCATTACACCTGAACAGGCAGCAGAACTGTATGTAAAGCTTATCCAACATGGATTTGACTGCATTAAAACGGAAAATCTATACCTGTTTGACGGAATACCGGGATTTTCGGCCGTACATGGATAGACCGGGTTATGGCATAGGATAATTTTAAAGAAGACGATCAAAAGAACCGGATGGTCACCGTGACCGAGAATCGTCACTGCGGGTTTATTGGATAGTGAAATAACCAGAAAAAAGGAAGGCGCAAAAGGAAACAAGGTTGTTTCTTTTGGTGCGATCCTTTTTTCGTGTCGGCACTTTTAAACAGATGATGGACCCCGAATTTATCAAATGGGGACTGTATATTCAGTCGAATTTGCAGGAATTATGGCTCTAATCCCTTATCTTTAGTCTAGGTTTAAAACGTCAATAAGAAAACCGCGGCACAAGTCGTTTTCCGCTATGACATGCAGCATTCAAGCCAAGGTTCGCAGCTTGATTCGAACTCCAACTACATATGAAGAGCACAGTTTCAACTCAATGATGATGGCAGAGTACGTTTTCATCAAACTGAAAAAATGTAATGCTTTTGAACATCTTTATATACTCTGCTAAAATCATTTTATGCGACCGGGAGGCTGAAATAAATCTCCGAATCTATACGAGCACTCAGTAAAACAGGAGGTATTTGCTGAGACGGCGTTGCCGGAATGCGGGTCTTATGAGGAATTAATGGCCCATTTTAAGTATTCAGAGGTGACCCGATCAAGTTTTTCCCCTTTCTGTAAAAAAACAAGAAACATTACAGCATTTAAGTGTTTTTAGGCGAAGCCCCTTATAAATCTACTGATCCAGACCGATACAAGATGAGTAAAGATTAATAGTGGGGGAATGACAAAGTGAAATTAACAACGATGCTAAAGGTGATCCTGACTTCAGTAGTGGTTTTGTCTGGGATTACTATCATCAGTTTGACTCTTTTGGTGACATCTCAGATCAATCGCGGTGAAGCTTTTGATCGAGAGCTTGAGTATAAGAATCTGGCGGTTGAATTAAAAGGAGCATCCGATTATTTAACCAATGAGGTCAGAAGCTATGTTCAGTTCGGTGAACAAAAACATTATGATAACTATTGGGAAGAGGTTAATAAAACGAAGACCCGGGATAAGGTGGTTTCAAGGCTGAAAGAATTGAATACGCCGAAACATTTGCTTTCACTTGTAGAAGAAGCCAAGCAAAAATCGGACACCTTGATCCAACTTGAGGATGCTGCGATGAGTGCGGTAAAGGAAAAGGACTTTGACCAGGCAAGATTGCTTGTATTCGGAAAAGAGTATGAGCAGGGCAAATCACAAATTCTGATTCCAATCGATAAATTTCAAAAGGACCTGGCTCATTGGGCGAATACACAATCAGAGGATTTAAGCAGACAAATGAATGTCTATTTAATAGTAACAGGAATTAGCATATTGGTTCTAATGCTTGTCATCATCTTTAGTTTAGTTATTTTTATGAAAAAAATCAATCCGCTTAAAGAGATGACTGCGATTGCACAGAGCGTAGCAGGTGGAAATCTTGCGGCGGAACGGGTGAAGGAGAACTCCAAAGATGAAGTAGGTGTTCTTGCTCAATCCATTAATACAATGGTGGATAGTTTAAGGACACTGATCTTAGAGGTCAGTCAAGCATCTGAGCAAGTCGCATCAAATGCCGAAGAACTGACAGCCAGTGCAGAGCTTGGCAGTAATGCGGCAGAAGGAATCACCGGATTAACCCAAGAGCTTGCATCCGGTTCAGAAAAGCAGCTTCAAACTGTCAGTGAAAGCAACAGATATTTTAATCAGATGTATGAGAGCGTGGGAGAGATTTTAGGTAAAGCTAAATCAGCTTCTGATTCAGCAAGGAGCACATCCAATAAAGCGATTATTGGGAATGAAGCGATTACGACATCCATTCAGCAAATGAACTCGATTCAGACGAATGTATTAGATTTATCAACCGTCATCAAGGAGCTTGGAAATCGCTCGTATGAAATTGGCAAAATCGTTGATGTCATTACAGGAATAGCCGACCAGACAAACCTGCTGGCTCTCAACGCAGCAATTGAAGCAGCGAGAGCGGGTGAGCAGGGAAAAGGATTTGCTGTTGTAGCAGATGAAGTTCGAAAGCTGGCGGAACAATCCGCAGCTTCTGCAAAACAGATTTTTGCTTTAATCCATCTCATTCAGGATTCTACCAATCGAGCTGTGAACGGAATGGAAGAAACAACACAAGAGGTTACCGCTGGCATTACCATTGTCCAAACAGCGGGTGATTCCTTTGAAGAAATCATCTCTTCTACAAAAGGAGTCGAGATAGAAATTGAAGGGATATCAGACAGTGTGAATCAGCTGGCTGAGAATACAGAAAAGGTAACCCAATCAACAAAAGAAATTTCTCGGGTAGCTAAAGAATCCTCTGCCGGAGTTCAAATGGCTGCTGTTTCATCTGAAGAACAGCTGGCAGCCTTGGAGGAAATCACTTCTTCGGCAGCGATGCTTGCAAATATGGCAGAAAATCTGCAGAATGTGGTAGCGAAATTTAATCTGAATTAATCGTGCGGGCACGATATCGTCAGCAGGAATACTCAACGATTCTCGGAGGTCAATCAAGCTTCATTCTACTTGCTGGGTGCCAGTCCCGTTCTGTTTCATCGCATCGGGGGACAGAAGCAATGTACAGCGAGCCCTTGTGCACCAAGGTTTTGAAGTGTGGGTGCCGGAGCTTTAGTTCAGTACAATTTGTAGGGACTGGCACGGTGCCAGTCCCGTTTTGCTTCACCGTATCGGGGGGACAGAGGCAATGTTCATCCATCCCTTATGCATCAAGGCTTTGTAAAGAAGGCGCCAGAGCTTTAGTACAGTAAAATTTGAGGGGACTGACCCCGTCCGCCACACATTATTTCCCCCAAATCCTCCCCAAACTCTCCTCATCACAAACCACATAAAGCTTCGTTCCCGGAGCAAGCGGCTCATCAAGCTTCTGCAAAACATTCATATCCTTCTGATCCGACAGCAGCAGCACGTTCTTTTGGCGTAATCGGTCAAAGGCATCCCGGTACGTTTTCCATTCCGGAATCGAGCGGATTTCCCGCAGTTCCGCGTCACGGTTTCCATTGTTTAATAGCTTGTCAAAGACGGTACTCGTCCCGTGATGCCGAGCGGATTTCGCCATTAGATGGGAAGCGGAGTGCTGGGATAAAACGAATTCATCGATATTGGCATGCTTGAACATTTTTACGTGCTGCTTATTCAGAATCTCAGCAATCGTGTAAATGTTCTTCTCCGTGCCTGTGTCATATTCTTCAATGCTTGAAGCAATAAGCAGTGTTTTCCCGTCAGCCAAATCCATATCTTCGATGTGAGCGGGTGCAAAAATGAGAACTGCTTTGGATCTGGAAATACCGGCTGAATCCAGTGTAGAAGAATCGGTGGCACTTCCGTTTATGTAATGGAACCGTTCATGGGTAACCGGGGATTTTTCAAGCTCATCGATTAAGACAAGGTCTGTATCCGGCTCCTCGAAAAGCAACTCTTTAACGGCCTCTTTCGATTTAAGACTCCAGCCGATGATGACATAATGATTCTGTCCTTTGTACATGAGTTTCCCTTCTTCCTTCATTTGCTTATGCTTTGAAAAAGAATCGACAATCATTCCGATGACGATTCCAAAAATTCCGATCCCAAAAGGATAAATAACAAGCATTGTCCACAGTCTGCCAGCTGGAGTAACCGGAGAAACATCTCCATATCCAACCGTTGTCATCGTCGTCATCAGCCACCAGATCACATGCAGGTAGCTTTCGAAGGTCTGCGGCTCAAGTGCCTTCATGATCCAGGCGTTGAGGATCAGGAATAAGAGAGTGACTGCCATGAGGGTGATGAATTTGATTTTGATCGCCTTTAAATAAAGCTTTCTAAATAAATACAAGAGCCATTCTCCTATCTATCTTATATCTGGTAATACTGGGTTAGTTCTTTCTATTATAAAGGATCATCAAGAAAAAAATGGTAAAAAATTTCAAGGGAATATATCTATTTAATCGGTGGAGGAAAAAATCAAATAGTTTACAAAAGAAAGGCTTCAAACATAAAAAGCAGAGGCATTTTTAGTTGGGATAATCATACTTTTCTATTAATATTTGATTTTTGGTTATTGTAGTTAAAAAAAATTGGGAGGTGCTCAATGAAAAAGGATCAAGAAAAAAGTAAGATCAGATCTTATGATAGCTGGAATAGAACAGTATAAGGAAGTCCGACCATTGGGGGCGTGATTGATATCATCATCGTCATCAGCTATTTTCTGTACCAATGGATTGCAAACTAAAGGATGCTGAAAATGGAAAATTACAGCATCACTTTACGGTTTATTCATCTCGATGTATATGAAATTTTAGGGAGAGGTATCCGGCCACTTCCACTTTTAGTATGATTATTACCTAAGATTAGGAGGGAGTATGGATATGACAAGCTATGATAAGGATCTGTTTAAAGGCACCGCCGGCTTTTACTCTCAATACCGACCCATCTATCCTTCTTCCTTAATCAGACTGCTGATAGACCGGTTTGAATTAGATGGGAAGGGAAAGATGGTTGATCTAGGCTGCGGAACCGGGCAGCTCACTCTCAGGCTTTCCGACTGGTTTGAGAAACTTATCGGAGTAGATCCTGAAGAGGAAATGCTTGTCGAAGCAGAAAGGAACCGCATTGCAGCTAGGGTGGATCATTGTGAATGGTTAGCTGGAAAAGCGGAGCATTACTTAAATGGCATAAATAATGAAACATTCCGTCTGGTTATGATGGGGAAATCGTTTCATTGGATGGATCAGGAAGCCATCCTCGAAGGTCTTTACACGCTTATCGATGAGGGTGGAGGAATTGCAATCATAGATGCTTATCATCCAAATCAGAAGTCTGAACCGTGGCAACTGGAACTGAATCGAATCGTTCGGAATTGGTACGGAGAAGAGCGGAAGGCGGGGAGCACAACGTATTCGCACCCTGATATGAGCTATGAAGAAAGAGTCTCCCGGTCCAGATTCAAGGCAGAAGTCGTGAAACTTCCTGCCTATCAGTATGTTTGTTCAGCTGATTCAATCATTGGAAATGTGTATTCAACGTCCTATGGGTCAAGGCGGTGGATAGGGGAACAGCGGGAAGCGTATGAAACCGAATTGAGAGAAGCGCTTCTAAACATTCATCCAAACGATACATTTATAGAGGAAATTCAGCTGACGGTTGTTTTAGGTCGACGCCCTTAAGGACGTTCTTCCGTTCCTGCTATCTCTTTCTCCACCAACGCAAACCCAATATGCGATAACGCCGCTGCAAGAGATTTCTTCACTAAAATCCCGTCTACAATCAGATTGCTTTGAACCATATGCTGTGCATGTTCAGGAAGGATGCCGGTTAGGATTGGGGTTACTCCGATTAACTCCAGCATGTTGACCAGCTGGAGCAGGTGATGGATGACCTCTTTGTTGATTCGGCTGATTCCTGATAGATCCAGTATGAGATATTGAAGGCAGCGGTCTGAGCTTTGCTTAAGGGTTGACTTGATGATGATTTCAGCCCTTTTTTGACTGATGTCTCCAATTACAGGGAGAACGGCTATGTCATCTGTGAGCGGCACCATCGGAGCGGATAATTCCTCTACCTCACGATTGACTCGATCAAGATCAAGGACATAGCTTAAGAGGGAGGCCATGGTAGTAAACAGCTCAACGTGCTCTTCTTCAAATTCTACCTTTTTATTGTCCAGACCGCAGATGGTTCCGTAGTTTTCTCCTGTACTGAAATTGATTGGGATGCCAATGAAGCTTCCACCTGACAAATTCCTGGTAACGGTCATATCCTTCGTCCAATCATTATCGTTCAAATCCTCAATCATCAGAACGCGATTCCCATAATCCACACTTAGCTTGCAAAATGTATCTTGAAAGGGCAGGGTATCCCCGCTATTCAGCAAGGCATAATCCCGGTTTATCACTTTTTCGATTTTATTGGATTTTTGATCATTTTTAGCAATGAAAAGAGTGTTAATCGGAACAATCGTGCTCATAAAACTTAAAATCTTTTCTGCTGCCTCGTCGAAATTCTTAATGGAATGAATCATGCAATTCCTCCCCCTTCTGCCCACGATTTATGTAGTTGTTTCTCAATCTATATACTGTCGTTTATTTTCTTCTGGTTTATATGCGACATATTATACCAAAGATTTATTTAAATGGCCTAAAATGTCATTTACCCTATTTCCTAGAAGGTTAAACAAATAAATTATTAGATCAAAATACCCCGCAACCTGCCTTTTCCTTCTATTTTTATAAGAAAATACATATTTTAGGACACAAATACCCAATCCTCCTGTAAAATGTAGAAGGAGTTTGTCGATTCGTTCTGCCATTGGGTAAGTTATACCATTTCTATTTCCAGGAGGATTTCCATGTTTAACAGAAAGCTAGTTTTCTATTTTCTTCTTTTCTTTTTTATCGCAGTTCAGGTTACCCCAGTTCATGCAGCTGCGGCAGTTCCAAAAATCTATAGCCAGTACGCTGTAGTCATGGACGCAAATTCAGGGGAACTCATTTATACGAAGAATCAGGACAAAAGATGGTATCCGGCAAGCATGACAAAGGTGCTGACCGCGATGATCTTAATGGATAAAGTATCCTCTGGTGCGATGATGACGGCAAGCAAGAACGCGGTGAAAAAGGACGCAAGCAACTCTTATTTCCGCTTAAAGGCCGGCGAAAAAATGAGCCGGGAGGATGCGCTCAATGCCCTGCTGATCCTGAGCTGCAACGATGTGGCGGCGATGATTGCCGAGCATATAGCGGGAAGCGAATCCAATTTCAGTGCATTAATGAATAAGAAGGCAAAGGAAATCGGAGCGGAAAACAGCCATTTCGTCACCCCAAACGGATTGCACAGCAGCAAACACTATACCACCACTCAGGATATGGCGCTGATTACAAGGGAAGCATACCTGAAATATCCGGAAGTCCTTAAAGCGATGGGAACAAAATCTGCGGTCGTCCGTACCTCGAAGAGAACCGTAAAATTGACAAGCAAGGCCACCTTCCATAACATTCCAAATGTGATCGGAGGTAAAACAGGCTACACAAATGCAGCCCGCAATTCCCTCGTTGAGATCGTAAAGAAAGGCAACACCACCCTGATCGGCGTCGTCATGAAATCGACTAAATCCTATGCGGTAAAGGATATCGCCGCCATGACGAACTACTCCTTCTCCATGATGGAGACAATTCAGCCAGTCGCGGCCGGACAAACAGCGGCAACCATTAATGTCCGTAACACCCAAGTGCCGTTAGTTGTTCAAAACGGCATATCCTTTTCCACCAAAAAGGATTCAAGTCTGCCGATTACCATAAAAAATAGTTTCCCGAGAACG
The Metabacillus sp. FJAT-52054 genome window above contains:
- a CDS encoding NADP-dependent isocitrate dehydrogenase, with amino-acid sequence MKVKKQITVAHGDGIGPEIMTAVLRMIKAAGAELEIEEVEIGEKVYERGVTAGMDRTAWDSIRRTKVFLKAPITTPQGGGYKSLNVTTRKALGLYANVRPCPSFSPFVDTLHPDMDVVIIRENEEDLYAGIEHRQTDDVYQCLKLISRPGTEKIVRYAFEYARHHNRKKVTCFVKDNIMKLTDGLFSKIFQEIGEEYPEIEKENWIVDIGAAKLADTPEMFDVIVMPNLYGDILSDVAAQIAGSVGMAGSANIGEHCAMFEAIHGSAPRRAGQNLANPSGLLHGAIMMLVHIGQTEAAAAVHNAWLRTIEDGIHTYDLYKEGVSKQKAGTQEFADAVIARIGQIPTALKPVSYSTGSSWKIAAAETKPAKKELAGIDIFLHWKGGNPDELGRKVSAIKSENLGLSVITNRGVKVYPDGLPETFCTDHWRCRFLGDGITPEQAAELYVKLIQHGFDCIKTENLYLFDGIPGFSAVHG
- a CDS encoding YdiU family protein yields the protein MGTGSAKTGWNLDSSYTSLPSSFYTVIEPNPVNHPKMVIFNKQLAANLGLGADELQNDAAILSGNEIPDGSIPLAQAYAGHQFGNFTMLGDGRAMLIGEQITPSGERMDIQLKGSGPTPFSRRGDGRAALGPMLREYIISEAMHGLGIPTTRSLAVVATGEPIYRDTELPGAILTRVAVSHLRVGTFQYAANWTSEEELRALADYAIDRHYSEIKNNDNRYLSLLQEVMKRQAELISKWMLVGFIHGVMNTDNMTISGETIDYGPCAFMDTYDPETVFSSIDVQGRYAFLNQPGIGGWNLARFAESLLPLLHKEQEEAVKIAQETISGYPELYKRQWYKGMRAKLGIFNEEKEDETLIQHFLAMMQKEKADYTNTFVALTFDKEHALSVNPDYARWKGSWQERLSRQEESEAAVHQLMRNSNPAIIPRNHRVEAALDAAVNGDLTAMEELLDVLSNPYEHSEKQTAYAEPPGPECGPYETYCGT
- a CDS encoding methyl-accepting chemotaxis protein: MKLTTMLKVILTSVVVLSGITIISLTLLVTSQINRGEAFDRELEYKNLAVELKGASDYLTNEVRSYVQFGEQKHYDNYWEEVNKTKTRDKVVSRLKELNTPKHLLSLVEEAKQKSDTLIQLEDAAMSAVKEKDFDQARLLVFGKEYEQGKSQILIPIDKFQKDLAHWANTQSEDLSRQMNVYLIVTGISILVLMLVIIFSLVIFMKKINPLKEMTAIAQSVAGGNLAAERVKENSKDEVGVLAQSINTMVDSLRTLILEVSQASEQVASNAEELTASAELGSNAAEGITGLTQELASGSEKQLQTVSESNRYFNQMYESVGEILGKAKSASDSARSTSNKAIIGNEAITTSIQQMNSIQTNVLDLSTVIKELGNRSYEIGKIVDVITGIADQTNLLALNAAIEAARAGEQGKGFAVVADEVRKLAEQSAASAKQIFALIHLIQDSTNRAVNGMEETTQEVTAGITIVQTAGDSFEEIISSTKGVEIEIEGISDSVNQLAENTEKVTQSTKEISRVAKESSAGVQMAAVSSEEQLAALEEITSSAAMLANMAENLQNVVAKFNLN
- a CDS encoding ion channel codes for the protein MYLFRKLYLKAIKIKFITLMAVTLLFLILNAWIMKALEPQTFESYLHVIWWLMTTMTTVGYGDVSPVTPAGRLWTMLVIYPFGIGIFGIVIGMIVDSFSKHKQMKEEGKLMYKGQNHYVIIGWSLKSKEAVKELLFEEPDTDLVLIDELEKSPVTHERFHYINGSATDSSTLDSAGISRSKAVLIFAPAHIEDMDLADGKTLLIASSIEEYDTGTEKNIYTIAEILNKQHVKMFKHANIDEFVLSQHSASHLMAKSARHHGTSTVFDKLLNNGNRDAELREIRSIPEWKTYRDAFDRLRQKNVLLLSDQKDMNVLQKLDEPLAPGTKLYVVCDEESLGRIWGK
- a CDS encoding methyltransferase domain-containing protein translates to MTSYDKDLFKGTAGFYSQYRPIYPSSLIRLLIDRFELDGKGKMVDLGCGTGQLTLRLSDWFEKLIGVDPEEEMLVEAERNRIAARVDHCEWLAGKAEHYLNGINNETFRLVMMGKSFHWMDQEAILEGLYTLIDEGGGIAIIDAYHPNQKSEPWQLELNRIVRNWYGEERKAGSTTYSHPDMSYEERVSRSRFKAEVVKLPAYQYVCSADSIIGNVYSTSYGSRRWIGEQREAYETELREALLNIHPNDTFIEEIQLTVVLGRRP
- a CDS encoding DUF6671 family protein; translated protein: MKHPYSGKEAAFATMHRKEEIAVPVFAELQISLRVPQNINTDELGTFTGETERKQPPLETARLKAKLGMKRLGLPYGLASEGSFGPCRFFPFVGEDCEIFLWIDEILGIEIHEQVISTATNFSSATVSSLETAETFLKKADFPSHSLIIRPNQMTEPVFYKGICGRKELDEAIAECTAISKDQLAMIQTDMRAHHNPMRQKVIHEAARKLVKRMGSLCPECGCPGWGVSKTVAGLPCELCHIPTAMVKEEIFSCKACTYSRTEKRSDGKTEAGAMYCVICNP
- a CDS encoding DUF2294 domain-containing protein, yielding MSKGEMEDIISRLITKWEKEYLGRGPLQVKTSILDHAVLVVLKGVLTPAEQKISETESGLLSVKKIRAELVESGADELKQIVSSATGMEIMSFHTDISTRTGERVMVFLMR